From Pseudomonas sp. B21-028, one genomic window encodes:
- the argE gene encoding acetylornithine deacetylase translates to MRPRALEIFKRLIAFDTVSSESNLALIDYVRELLSSKGIESLIVKDESGHKANLFASTGPRDQPGILLSGHTDVVPAAGQAWSVPAFQATLKDERIYGRGSCDMKGFIALAIDAMLEAADCSLSRPLQLALSHDEEIGCVGVRRLLDVLHLAPLRPMLCIVGEPTNMQFVLGHKGKGSYRALCRGQEAHSSLAPRSVNAIHVACDFIATLREGQRRLQQQGAHDADYDVPYSTVHVGQITGGKALNIVPNLCSLDFEVRNLPADDLDQFLEQMREQAEQIVREAKRLSGAADIEIETLNVYPGLDTHPSVEAVRFLKNFAPADTGSAKVSFGTEGGLFSQRLDVPVVVCGPGSIEQAHKPDEFVELSQMRAGERFLDGLLGSLKL, encoded by the coding sequence ATGAGACCTCGGGCACTGGAAATCTTCAAGCGACTGATCGCTTTCGACACGGTCTCTTCGGAGTCCAACCTGGCATTGATCGACTATGTGCGCGAGCTGCTGTCGAGCAAGGGCATCGAGTCGTTGATCGTCAAGGACGAGAGCGGGCACAAGGCCAATCTGTTCGCCAGTACCGGTCCGCGCGATCAGCCCGGCATCCTGCTGTCCGGGCACACCGATGTGGTGCCGGCCGCCGGCCAGGCCTGGAGCGTGCCGGCGTTCCAGGCGACGCTCAAGGATGAGCGGATTTATGGCCGGGGCAGCTGCGACATGAAGGGTTTCATTGCCCTGGCGATCGACGCCATGCTCGAGGCCGCTGACTGCTCGTTGAGTCGCCCGTTGCAACTGGCCCTGTCCCATGACGAGGAAATCGGCTGCGTTGGCGTACGCCGCTTGCTCGACGTCCTGCACCTGGCGCCGTTGCGGCCGATGCTGTGCATCGTCGGTGAGCCGACCAACATGCAGTTCGTTCTCGGGCACAAGGGCAAGGGGTCTTATCGTGCTCTGTGTCGGGGGCAGGAAGCTCATTCATCCCTGGCCCCGCGGTCGGTCAACGCCATTCATGTGGCCTGCGACTTTATCGCCACGCTGCGCGAGGGCCAACGGCGCTTGCAACAGCAGGGCGCGCACGACGCGGATTACGACGTACCCTACAGCACCGTGCACGTCGGGCAGATTACCGGCGGCAAGGCCCTGAACATAGTCCCGAACCTGTGCAGCCTGGATTTTGAGGTGCGCAATTTGCCGGCCGACGACCTCGATCAGTTTCTCGAGCAGATGCGCGAACAGGCCGAACAGATCGTGCGTGAGGCCAAGCGCTTGTCCGGCGCGGCCGATATCGAGATCGAGACGCTGAACGTCTACCCAGGGCTGGATACCCATCCCAGCGTCGAAGCCGTGCGCTTTCTGAAGAACTTCGCTCCAGCGGATACCGGCAGTGCAAAAGTTTCCTTCGGCACTGAAGGCGGTTTATTCAGTCAGCGCCTGGATGTACCGGTGGTGGTCTGCGGGCCGGGCTCCATCGAACAGGCGCACAAGCCCGATGAATTCGTCGAGCTGAGCCAGATGCGGGCCGGGGAGCGCTTTCTCGATGGGCTGCTGGGCTCCTTGAAGCTGTAA
- a CDS encoding ABC transporter ATP-binding protein: MNEIVRVSGLRVAARNEEGIDVPIVHGADFSLNKGEVLALIGESGSGKSTIALSLMGYARSGCRIVGGSVCIDGVDVLKLSNAELAKLRGRTVAYIAQSAAAAFNPSKSIMEQVIESALIHGTLSRQQAQVKAVGLFRALALPDPEGIGARYPHQVSGGQLQRLMAAMALITDPALVILDEPTTALDVTTQIEVLRAFKRVVRELGTTAVYVSHDLAVVAQMADRIVVLRDGQIQENSSTEQILIEPEHPYTRSLLSAMKPSASLDAPDQDTASSGNDLLLDIRGLEICYGPKKVLQDVDLQVRRGAAVGVIGESGSGKTTLAQAIAGLAEPSAGRILLDGQPLSKTLAGRTREQFRRVQFVFQNADTALNPRHTIEDILGRPLRFYHGMKGAQRQRRVAELLALVQLPASIAQRRPGELSGGQKQRVNLARALAAEPDLILCDEVTSALDTVVGAAILELLRDLRRELGVSYLFISHDISTVRALCDDIVVMYSGHKVEAGDCESFVQVPFHPYTDLLINSVPELRQGWLESCGASCGDLPPISAVDTTAHLCPFLNRCPVRIDGLCNRSAPPRRSIVGGSEILCHHESAELLKAQQGSDSVKLVGTYA; encoded by the coding sequence CGAGTCCGGTTCCGGCAAGAGCACCATCGCGTTGTCACTGATGGGCTACGCCCGCAGTGGTTGCCGCATCGTAGGCGGCTCGGTATGTATCGACGGTGTCGACGTGCTCAAACTGTCGAATGCCGAGCTGGCAAAGCTGCGCGGACGCACGGTGGCTTATATTGCGCAGAGCGCGGCTGCGGCATTCAATCCGTCCAAGAGCATCATGGAGCAAGTGATCGAAAGTGCGCTGATCCACGGCACGCTGTCGCGGCAGCAGGCACAGGTCAAGGCCGTCGGGTTGTTTCGGGCGCTGGCGTTGCCGGACCCCGAAGGCATCGGCGCGCGCTATCCGCACCAGGTCTCGGGCGGGCAGTTGCAACGACTGATGGCGGCCATGGCGTTGATCACCGATCCGGCACTGGTGATCCTCGACGAGCCGACCACGGCGCTGGATGTCACGACCCAGATCGAAGTGCTGCGGGCCTTTAAACGGGTGGTTCGTGAACTCGGCACAACGGCCGTCTATGTCTCGCATGACCTGGCGGTGGTGGCGCAGATGGCCGACCGTATCGTCGTGCTGCGCGACGGCCAGATCCAGGAAAACAGCAGTACAGAGCAAATTCTGATAGAACCGGAACATCCCTATACCCGTAGCCTGCTGTCGGCCATGAAGCCGTCTGCGAGCCTGGACGCGCCTGATCAGGACACGGCTTCCTCGGGTAATGATCTGCTGCTCGACATCCGTGGTCTGGAGATATGCTATGGCCCCAAGAAGGTGCTGCAGGATGTCGATCTCCAGGTGCGCAGGGGCGCGGCAGTCGGTGTGATCGGCGAGTCGGGGTCCGGAAAAACCACGCTGGCCCAGGCTATCGCCGGCCTGGCGGAACCTTCGGCCGGGCGGATCCTGCTGGACGGGCAACCGCTCAGCAAGACGCTGGCCGGTCGTACCCGCGAGCAGTTTCGACGTGTTCAGTTCGTCTTTCAGAATGCCGATACGGCGTTGAACCCGCGACACACCATCGAAGATATCCTGGGTCGTCCGTTGCGTTTCTATCACGGCATGAAGGGCGCACAGCGCCAGCGCCGGGTGGCCGAGTTGCTGGCACTGGTGCAGCTACCGGCAAGCATCGCGCAACGCCGGCCCGGCGAGTTGTCCGGCGGGCAGAAGCAGCGGGTCAACCTGGCCCGGGCACTGGCGGCAGAGCCGGACCTGATCCTGTGTGACGAAGTGACCTCGGCACTGGATACCGTGGTAGGCGCGGCGATTCTCGAACTGCTGCGTGACCTGCGTCGGGAGCTGGGGGTTTCCTACCTCTTCATCAGCCACGACATCTCTACCGTCCGCGCGCTGTGTGACGACATCGTGGTGATGTACAGCGGCCACAAGGTCGAGGCGGGTGATTGCGAGTCGTTCGTCCAGGTGCCATTCCACCCCTATACCGACCTGTTGATCAATTCGGTGCCGGAGCTGCGCCAGGGGTGGCTGGAGAGCTGCGGTGCCTCTTGCGGTGACCTGCCGCCGATCAGTGCGGTGGATACCACTGCGCACCTGTGTCCGTTCCTCAACCGGTGTCCGGTGCGCATCGACGGCCTGTGCAATCGCAGCGCGCCGCCACGACGAAGCATCGTCGGTGGTAGCGAGATTCTGTGCCATCACGAAAGTGCCGAGCTGCTCAAGGCACAGCAGGGATCGGACAGCGTGAAACTGGTAGGTACCTACGCATGA